Proteins encoded together in one Streptomyces sp. NBC_01216 window:
- a CDS encoding NADP-dependent oxidoreductase, translating to MRAVVFSRYGDGSVLELAQRPAPTPADGEILVEVMACGVNPVDWKHREGEVRSDKPFPLGMGWDVAGVVRATVPGGPAVGEAVYGMLPLPYGGAYQELAVLPASAVAPKPATLSYTQAAAVPLAALTAWQALEAAGAGAGLRVLVHAGAGGVGHFAVQFARHLGAHVTATASARNLDFLRGLGVDEPVDRATADLTDAAPFDVVLDTVGGRVQQESWRLLRPGGSLITLPEPLDEAHRLPGIRARRVIVGPDGEALRRIGALVDSGAVRVEVQSVLPLEKAAEAHRISEEGRVRGKLVLSL from the coding sequence ATGCGCGCAGTGGTCTTCTCCCGGTACGGCGACGGTAGCGTTCTGGAGCTCGCCCAGCGGCCGGCACCGACCCCGGCGGACGGTGAGATCCTGGTGGAGGTCATGGCCTGCGGTGTGAACCCGGTCGACTGGAAGCACCGCGAAGGCGAGGTGCGCAGCGACAAGCCGTTCCCGCTGGGGATGGGCTGGGACGTGGCGGGAGTGGTGCGGGCCACGGTCCCGGGCGGCCCGGCGGTCGGTGAGGCCGTGTACGGGATGCTGCCCCTTCCCTACGGCGGCGCCTATCAGGAACTGGCGGTGCTGCCCGCCTCGGCCGTGGCGCCCAAGCCGGCCACTCTGTCGTACACGCAGGCAGCGGCCGTCCCCCTGGCCGCGCTGACGGCCTGGCAGGCGCTGGAGGCGGCCGGAGCGGGCGCGGGCCTGCGCGTCCTGGTGCACGCGGGCGCCGGGGGCGTCGGGCACTTCGCCGTTCAGTTCGCCCGGCACCTCGGGGCGCACGTCACCGCCACCGCTTCCGCCCGCAACCTGGACTTCCTGCGCGGGCTCGGTGTCGACGAGCCGGTCGACCGGGCGACGGCGGACCTGACCGACGCGGCCCCCTTCGACGTCGTGCTCGACACCGTCGGCGGCCGGGTGCAGCAGGAGTCCTGGCGGCTGCTGCGTCCCGGCGGCTCCCTCATCACCCTTCCGGAACCGCTCGACGAGGCGCACCGTCTGCCCGGCATCAGGGCTCGCCGCGTCATCGTCGGCCCCGACGGCGAGGCGCTGCGCCGGATCGGCGCGCTCGTCGACTCCGGTGCTGTGCGCGTCGAGGTCCAGTCCGTCCTGCCGTTGGAGAAGGCGGCGGAGGCCCACCGCATCAGCGAGGAGGGCCGGGTGCGCGGGAAGCTGGTCCTGAGCCTCTGA
- a CDS encoding YhgE/Pip domain-containing protein has product MTAPHTHPDTGTPLRAAALLRRPRLWLLPTVLAGLLALLLSLLYMGGIVNPQAALRNLPIGLVNADRGAPPPGQRENLGTQISRAVTGRPDAGAAWHTLTLREAQDQLDSGKLYGALVIPADFTSSVTALTTPDATARPVMTVLTNPGKGSLGSSLASQISTAAAHQASREIGTRLTATGGSATVRLLLADPVEVVTRVGHPLGGHSGLGLSAFYYTLLLVLAGFLGANVISNAVDTSLGYADNEIGPWHTRLPTVPVDRSQTLLLKMVMTAGITPLSVSLVMLACVGILGMDASHLPLLWVYSACAALAVGLGVQAINAAFGGVGQLVSMFVFIVLGLPSSGATVPLQAVPDFYRFLSHFEPMRQLSDGVRAILYFDARGDAGLTRAWLMIALGAVLALLFGFAMTSYYDRKGLKRLTPQPA; this is encoded by the coding sequence ATGACCGCCCCGCACACGCACCCGGACACCGGCACCCCGCTACGCGCGGCGGCTCTGCTGCGCCGTCCCCGACTGTGGCTGCTGCCCACGGTCCTCGCCGGCCTGCTCGCCCTACTGCTCTCGCTTCTCTACATGGGTGGCATCGTCAATCCGCAGGCCGCCCTGCGGAACCTGCCCATCGGCCTGGTCAACGCCGACCGGGGCGCTCCACCGCCGGGGCAGCGGGAGAACCTGGGGACGCAGATCAGCCGGGCCGTCACCGGCCGGCCGGACGCCGGCGCCGCATGGCACACCCTCACGCTGCGCGAGGCCCAGGACCAGCTCGACTCCGGGAAGCTCTACGGCGCCCTCGTCATCCCGGCGGACTTCACCTCGTCCGTCACCGCGCTCACGACACCGGACGCCACCGCGCGGCCCGTGATGACCGTGCTCACCAACCCCGGCAAGGGCAGCCTGGGTTCCTCACTGGCGAGCCAGATCTCCACGGCAGCCGCCCATCAGGCGTCCCGGGAGATCGGCACGCGCCTCACCGCGACCGGCGGCAGTGCGACCGTCCGGCTGCTGCTCGCCGACCCGGTGGAGGTGGTGACCCGAGTGGGTCATCCGCTCGGCGGCCACAGCGGCCTCGGTCTGAGCGCCTTCTACTACACCCTCCTGCTGGTCCTCGCCGGCTTCCTCGGGGCCAACGTGATCAGCAACGCCGTCGACACCTCGCTGGGCTACGCCGACAACGAGATCGGGCCCTGGCACACTCGTCTGCCCACGGTGCCGGTCGACCGTTCCCAGACACTGCTCCTGAAGATGGTCATGACCGCGGGCATCACCCCGCTCAGTGTCTCGCTGGTGATGCTGGCGTGCGTCGGGATCCTCGGCATGGACGCGTCCCACCTGCCGCTGCTGTGGGTCTACTCCGCCTGCGCTGCGCTCGCCGTCGGCCTCGGCGTCCAGGCCATCAACGCCGCCTTCGGCGGGGTCGGCCAGTTGGTCTCGATGTTCGTCTTCATCGTCCTCGGCCTGCCGTCGTCCGGTGCCACGGTACCGCTGCAGGCGGTTCCCGACTTCTACCGCTTCCTGTCGCACTTCGAGCCGATGCGCCAGCTCAGCGACGGGGTTCGGGCGATCCTCTACTTCGACGCCCGCGGCGACGCCGGCCTCACCCGGGCCTGGCTGATGATCGCCCTCGGCGCGGTACTGGCGCTGCTCTTCGGCTTCGCGATGACCTCCTACTACGACCGCAAGGGCCTCAAGCGTCTCACTCCGCAACCCGCCTGA
- a CDS encoding helix-turn-helix transcriptional regulator has product MNPASELGSFLMSRRARVAPEEAGLPVVGRRRVAGLRREEVAELAGVSLVYYTRLEQGRAHHPSDAVLGALARALRLDTAERAHLYDLVRRPRVRGVSGPAPAGGAAPAGGRPVRDGLRRLLAAVGAVPAYVLSPAMDVLDANDLARALVGLPAPVPGGLPNLARHVFLEADARALYPHWEEVARQTVGFLRFSAGRRPDDPGPAGLVAELCRHSAEFRSLWAAQEVAEKSYGTKGFRHPVVGCFDLAYETLALPGDAGHSLVVFTPPDARADEALRLLGSWAAPAPGVTGAGSRTRGFDRGIHD; this is encoded by the coding sequence ATGAACCCAGCCAGCGAACTCGGCAGCTTCCTGATGTCCCGGCGGGCCCGGGTGGCCCCGGAGGAGGCCGGGCTTCCTGTCGTCGGCCGGCGCCGGGTCGCGGGGCTGCGGCGCGAGGAGGTCGCCGAACTCGCGGGCGTCAGCCTCGTCTACTACACACGTCTGGAACAGGGGCGGGCCCACCACCCGTCCGACGCCGTACTCGGCGCCCTGGCACGGGCGCTGCGGCTCGACACGGCCGAGCGCGCGCACCTGTACGACCTGGTCCGCCGGCCCCGTGTCCGCGGCGTCTCCGGTCCCGCCCCCGCCGGGGGCGCTGCCCCGGCGGGGGGTAGGCCCGTACGGGACGGACTGCGCCGACTGCTGGCCGCGGTGGGCGCGGTCCCCGCCTATGTCCTGAGTCCCGCGATGGACGTCCTCGACGCCAACGACCTGGCCCGCGCCCTGGTCGGGCTTCCCGCCCCGGTTCCCGGCGGACTGCCCAACCTCGCCCGTCATGTCTTCCTCGAGGCCGACGCCCGTGCGCTGTACCCGCACTGGGAGGAGGTGGCCCGCCAGACCGTCGGCTTCCTCCGCTTCTCCGCCGGACGCCGGCCGGACGACCCGGGGCCGGCCGGACTCGTCGCCGAACTGTGCCGCCACAGCGCGGAGTTCCGCTCCCTGTGGGCGGCGCAGGAGGTGGCGGAGAAGTCGTACGGCACGAAGGGCTTCCGGCATCCCGTGGTCGGCTGCTTCGACCTCGCCTACGAGACGCTCGCCCTGCCCGGCGACGCGGGGCACTCCCTGGTGGTCTTCACCCCGCCCGACGCCCGCGCGGACGAGGCGCTGCGCCTGCTCGGGAGCTGGGCGGCACCGGCCCCCGGCGTCACCGGTGCCGGGAGCCGGACGCGTGGGTTCGACCGAGGAATCCATGACTGA
- the metE gene encoding 5-methyltetrahydropteroyltriglutamate--homocysteine S-methyltransferase codes for MTTRATRRAAATATVHGYPRQGRDRELKKAVEGYWRGGVDAETLRKTAQDLRRATWMQLADGGITEVPTGDFSYYDHVLDTSVMVGAVPDRHRDAVAADPLDGYFAMARGTQDLAPLEMTKWFDTNYHYLVPELGPDTVFTADSGKQVAELREARALGLAARPVLLGPVTYLLLAKPAPGVADGFRPLSLLDRLLPVYGQVLADLRASGAEWVQLDEPALVQDRTAAELDAVARIYHELGSLTDRPRLLVASYFDRLGAALPVLVRSPVDGLAVDFTGPAAANLDDLAAVGGLPGRRLIAGVVDGRNIWINDHEKSLATLGTLLGLAGTVDVAASCSLLHVPLDATAERGIDPQIARWLAFARQKTAEVFTLARGLSRGTEAIAAELAANKAALASRSTSALTRDPAVRARAAAVTDADRRRTQPYGPRAAAQRDALGLPPLPTTSIGSFPQTDELRAARAGLRTGRLDTAGYEERIEAEIREVVAFQERAGLDVLVHGEPERNDMVQYFAEQLTGYLATRHGWVQSYGTRYVRPPILAGDISRPDPMTVRWTTYAQSLTARPVKGMLTGPVTMLAWSFVRDDQPLADTARQVALALRDEVADLEAAGTAVIQVDEPALRETLPLRADRHAGYLEWATEAFRLTTSGVRPQTQIHTHMCYAEFGDILGAIDDLDADVISLEAARSHMAVAAELASSAYPREAGPGVWDIHSPRVPSPGEATELLREALKAIPADRLWVNPDCGLKTRAWPETRASLASLVAAARTLRTELSGS; via the coding sequence GTGACGACAAGGGCGACACGACGGGCCGCGGCGACGGCCACCGTCCACGGGTACCCGCGCCAGGGCCGGGACCGGGAACTGAAGAAGGCCGTCGAGGGGTACTGGCGGGGCGGCGTCGACGCCGAGACCCTGCGTAAGACCGCCCAGGACCTGCGCCGCGCCACCTGGATGCAACTGGCGGACGGGGGCATCACCGAGGTGCCGACCGGTGACTTCTCTTACTACGACCACGTCCTCGACACCAGCGTCATGGTCGGCGCAGTGCCCGACCGCCATCGCGACGCCGTCGCCGCCGACCCGCTCGACGGCTACTTCGCCATGGCGCGCGGCACGCAGGACCTGGCACCGCTGGAGATGACCAAGTGGTTCGACACCAACTACCACTACCTGGTCCCCGAACTCGGACCCGACACCGTGTTCACCGCCGACTCCGGCAAGCAGGTCGCGGAGCTGCGCGAGGCGCGGGCCCTGGGGCTCGCCGCCCGGCCGGTGCTGCTGGGTCCGGTCACCTACCTGCTGCTGGCCAAGCCGGCACCCGGCGTCGCCGACGGCTTCCGTCCCCTCTCCCTGCTCGACCGGCTGCTGCCCGTGTACGGCCAGGTGCTGGCCGACCTGAGGGCCTCCGGCGCCGAGTGGGTCCAGCTGGACGAACCCGCCCTGGTCCAGGACCGCACGGCGGCCGAACTCGACGCGGTCGCCCGGATCTACCACGAACTCGGCTCCCTCACCGACCGTCCCCGGCTGCTCGTCGCCTCCTACTTCGACCGGCTCGGCGCCGCCCTCCCCGTCCTGGTCAGGTCCCCCGTCGACGGGCTGGCCGTCGACTTCACCGGCCCCGCCGCCGCCAACCTCGACGACCTCGCCGCGGTCGGCGGGCTGCCCGGCCGCCGCCTGATCGCGGGGGTGGTCGACGGGCGCAACATCTGGATCAACGACCACGAGAAGTCCCTCGCCACGCTCGGCACCCTGCTGGGTCTCGCGGGGACGGTCGACGTCGCCGCCTCCTGCTCCCTGCTGCACGTCCCCCTCGACGCGACCGCCGAACGCGGCATCGACCCGCAGATCGCCCGCTGGCTCGCCTTCGCCCGCCAGAAGACGGCCGAGGTCTTCACCCTCGCCCGCGGCCTGTCCCGCGGCACCGAGGCGATCGCGGCGGAGCTCGCCGCCAACAAGGCCGCGCTCGCCTCCCGTTCGACATCGGCGCTCACCCGCGATCCGGCGGTACGGGCCAGGGCGGCGGCGGTCACCGACGCCGACCGCCGCCGTACGCAGCCCTACGGCCCGCGCGCCGCCGCCCAGCGCGACGCCCTCGGTCTGCCGCCGCTGCCGACCACGTCCATCGGCTCCTTCCCGCAGACCGACGAGCTCCGCGCCGCGCGGGCCGGGCTGCGGACGGGCCGGCTCGACACGGCGGGCTACGAGGAACGGATCGAGGCCGAGATCCGGGAGGTCGTCGCCTTCCAGGAGCGCGCCGGTCTGGACGTCCTCGTCCACGGCGAGCCGGAACGCAACGACATGGTGCAGTACTTCGCCGAGCAGCTCACCGGGTACCTCGCCACCCGGCACGGCTGGGTCCAGTCGTACGGGACCCGGTACGTCCGGCCGCCGATCCTGGCCGGGGACATCTCGCGCCCGGACCCGATGACGGTGCGCTGGACGACGTACGCCCAGTCGCTGACCGCGCGGCCCGTCAAGGGGATGCTGACCGGACCGGTCACGATGCTGGCCTGGTCCTTCGTCCGCGACGACCAGCCGCTCGCCGACACCGCCCGCCAGGTCGCGCTCGCGCTGCGCGACGAGGTGGCCGATCTGGAAGCGGCCGGGACCGCGGTGATCCAGGTGGACGAGCCCGCCTTGCGCGAGACGCTTCCCCTGCGGGCCGACCGGCACGCCGGGTACCTGGAGTGGGCGACGGAGGCGTTCCGGCTGACGACGAGCGGGGTCCGTCCGCAGACGCAGATCCACACCCACATGTGCTACGCGGAGTTCGGCGACATCCTGGGGGCGATCGACGACCTCGACGCGGACGTCATCAGCCTGGAGGCCGCCCGCTCGCACATGGCCGTCGCCGCCGAGCTCGCGTCGTCCGCGTATCCGCGCGAGGCGGGCCCCGGTGTCTGGGACATCCACTCGCCCCGGGTCCCGTCCCCCGGGGAGGCGACCGAGCTGCTGCGCGAAGCGCTCAAGGCGATCCCCGCCGACCGCCTGTGGGTCAACCCGGACTGCGGACTGAAGACGCGAGCCTGGCCGGAGACCCGGGCCTCGCTCGCGAGCCTGGTCGCGGCGGCCCGCACGCTGCGGACGGAACTGTCCGGATCGTGA